The following are encoded in a window of Deltaproteobacteria bacterium genomic DNA:
- the corA gene encoding magnesium/cobalt transporter CorA — translation MDQLHRRVPPGSPPGTLAPDPEASRPEIRVFAYGPERLLEQVLTDPAELGAILAAWPMVWVDVDGLGDAHVISEIGKVFGLHPLAIEDVISGHQRAKVEPYGEHFFVVARMAMYEEALYTEQVSLFLGQNFVVTFQEIPGDCLEPVRIRLRKGSGQIRSSGSSYLAYALLDAIVDGYFPVLERYSERLENLEDEVVSQPSAHVVPRIHQAKRDLLHLRRSIWPLRESLNSLVRDPTELISEHTRVHLRDCYDHTVQIIDLVETYREIGSGLLDVYLSSISNRTNDVMKVLTIISTIFIPLTFIAGVYGMNFDRSRSPFSMPELGWYWGYPACLGLMAIIAAGLVAFFWRKGWIGGGGRPEEADRETEATNRSPAEEARRRNV, via the coding sequence GTGGACCAGCTGCATCGCCGCGTGCCGCCCGGGTCCCCTCCGGGCACGCTCGCCCCCGACCCCGAGGCCTCGCGTCCCGAGATCCGCGTCTTCGCCTACGGCCCGGAGCGTCTGCTCGAACAGGTGCTCACCGACCCGGCCGAGCTCGGCGCAATTCTCGCCGCCTGGCCCATGGTCTGGGTCGACGTGGACGGTCTCGGGGACGCCCACGTGATCAGCGAGATCGGCAAGGTCTTCGGGCTGCACCCGCTGGCCATCGAAGACGTGATCAGCGGCCACCAGCGCGCCAAGGTGGAGCCCTACGGCGAGCACTTCTTCGTCGTGGCCCGCATGGCGATGTACGAGGAAGCGCTCTACACCGAGCAGGTGAGCCTCTTTCTCGGCCAGAACTTCGTCGTGACCTTTCAGGAGATCCCAGGAGACTGCCTGGAACCGGTGCGCATCCGGCTCCGCAAGGGGAGCGGGCAGATCCGGTCGAGCGGCTCCAGCTACCTGGCCTACGCCCTGCTCGACGCGATCGTGGACGGCTACTTTCCGGTGCTCGAACGCTACAGCGAACGCCTCGAGAACCTCGAGGACGAGGTGGTCAGCCAGCCCTCGGCCCACGTGGTGCCGCGCATCCACCAGGCGAAACGAGATCTGCTGCACCTGCGGCGGTCGATCTGGCCGCTGCGCGAGTCGCTCAACTCGCTGGTCCGCGACCCCACGGAGCTGATCTCCGAGCACACGCGCGTCCACCTGCGCGACTGCTACGACCACACCGTGCAGATCATCGACCTCGTCGAGACCTATCGCGAGATCGGCTCCGGCCTCCTCGACGTCTACCTGTCCAGCATCAGCAACCGCACGAACGACGTGATGAAGGTGCTCACCATCATCTCGACGATCTTCATCCCGTTGACCTTCATCGCCGGGGTGTACGGAATGAACTTCGACCGGTCCAGGTCGCCGTTCAGCATGCCCGAGCTGGGCTGGTACTGGGGCTATCCCGCCTGTCTCGGCCTGATGGCGATCATCGCGGCGGGGCTGGTGGCGTTCTTCTGGCGGAAGGGCTGGATCGGCGGCGGCGGACGGCCAGAGGAGGCCGACCGCGAGACGGAGGCGACCAACAGGTCACCGGCAGAGGAAGCGCGGCGCCGAAACGTCTGA
- a CDS encoding UvrD-helicase domain-containing protein, protein MKDSFAPTDAAERARALETDRSFVVQAPAGSGKTELLAQRFLALLATVEHPEELLAITFTRKAAAEMRGRISKALRRGGDPTPPEAAHERRSYDLARAVLARDAAAGWSLLSHPSRLRILTLDALCRALTQRTPLLSRLGAEPDLTQNAAPLYREAAARTLARLEQEDELSLAAEPLLLHVDNDLLRLEGLLADILARRDQWLRHLAQLGAATDATRASGRVLAGDPLRAELEAALAHEVEASLGLVLACAPRQLLEQAVPLAREAAAQLAAENPGHPLCACAGLTAVPEPTPAGLPAWRGLAALFLILDGSRRKQVDKRVGFPAASSTKDPEEKARREDRKARAVALLAALEDEEPFLTRLAAVRTLPPSTYTDEQWAVLRVLLGVLPRAAAELTELFRERGQVDFIELGLAARRALGDPDHPTDLALALDYRLRHVLVDEFQDTSWSQYHLLEQLVAGWEPGDGRTLFLVGDPMQSIYRFREAEVGLFLRAQRTGVESVALESLRLEQNFRCSAGIVGWVNDTFPGVLAAEDDPQAGAVSYSASLARPATSLVSPVVHPFLEDDPAREAALVVRLVRESLERPSGGDGTPRTVAILVRARTHLAEIVPALKAAQLRFQAVEIDQLGERPVVQDLYALTRALLHPADRVAWLALLRGPTCGLSLGDLHALVAGATGVPVCTLLADPERRAALTDDGRRRLSRLWEVLEPRVADARRGSLRRWVEGTWIALGGPACLGGDEALGGPAPLEDAEAYLGLLAEHEVGGDLPDLDPLEEGMRRLYAGPDAAASPALQVMTIHKAKGLEFDTVIVPGLGRTPRSESPQLLRWLERPGRRAPGELLLAPVRAADQAEEAIYRYLAAVERERGEREAGRLLYVATTRAKASLHLLGHVGATVDKAGERALGRPANGSLLALLWHAVEPRFAAALDEQGLLDARASGAALVQPAAPERPPLVRLPATWTLPPLPEAAPVPGASAVGGASQRKLVERRFDWAGERARRVGTVVHRYLRLVGRDGRAAWSAGRVQELRPSFRAALLQEGLSPEACAEAAVRVEAALTLTLEDERGSWVLDGAHAEAENELELVAVAEGKLERAIIDRTFVDRDGVRWIVDYKTSEHRGGDREAFLDNEQALYRPQLERYAELLRLVEARPIRLGLYFPLLGGWREWAFGGRDGERSAG, encoded by the coding sequence GTGAAGGATAGCTTTGCCCCGACCGACGCGGCAGAGCGGGCGCGGGCGCTCGAGACCGACCGCTCCTTCGTCGTCCAGGCGCCGGCCGGGTCGGGGAAGACCGAGCTGCTCGCGCAGCGCTTCCTGGCGCTCCTCGCCACGGTCGAGCACCCCGAGGAGCTGCTGGCCATCACCTTCACGCGGAAGGCGGCGGCGGAGATGCGGGGCCGCATCAGCAAGGCTCTGCGTCGCGGGGGGGACCCCACCCCGCCGGAGGCCGCGCACGAGCGCCGGAGCTACGACCTCGCGCGGGCGGTGCTCGCGCGCGACGCCGCGGCCGGCTGGTCGCTCCTCTCCCACCCGAGCCGGCTGCGCATCCTCACGCTCGACGCGCTCTGTCGGGCGCTCACGCAGCGGACGCCGCTCCTCTCGCGACTCGGCGCCGAGCCGGACCTTACTCAGAACGCCGCGCCGCTCTATCGCGAGGCCGCGGCGAGGACCCTCGCCCGGCTCGAGCAGGAGGACGAGCTGTCGCTGGCCGCGGAGCCCTTGCTCCTGCACGTGGACAACGACCTCCTCCGGCTGGAGGGACTTCTCGCCGACATCCTGGCCCGCCGGGACCAGTGGCTCCGGCACCTGGCGCAGCTCGGCGCGGCGACCGACGCGACGCGCGCCTCCGGTCGGGTGCTGGCCGGGGACCCGCTGCGCGCCGAGCTCGAAGCGGCGCTGGCCCACGAGGTGGAGGCCTCTCTCGGCCTCGTGCTCGCGTGCGCCCCGCGCCAGCTCCTCGAGCAGGCGGTTCCGCTCGCGCGGGAGGCCGCGGCCCAGCTCGCAGCCGAGAACCCGGGGCACCCGCTCTGCGCTTGCGCGGGGCTGACCGCCGTCCCCGAGCCGACACCGGCCGGCCTTCCCGCGTGGCGCGGGCTCGCGGCGCTCTTCCTGATCCTGGACGGCTCCCGTCGCAAGCAGGTGGACAAGCGTGTCGGCTTTCCGGCGGCGTCGAGCACCAAGGACCCGGAGGAGAAGGCGCGCCGCGAGGACCGCAAGGCGCGCGCCGTGGCCCTGCTCGCCGCGCTCGAGGACGAAGAGCCCTTTCTGACCCGGCTCGCGGCGGTGCGCACGCTGCCGCCTTCGACCTACACCGACGAGCAGTGGGCCGTGCTCCGCGTCCTGCTCGGCGTCTTGCCCCGCGCGGCGGCGGAGCTCACCGAGCTCTTCCGCGAGAGGGGGCAGGTGGACTTCATCGAGCTCGGCCTGGCGGCGCGCCGGGCGCTCGGCGATCCCGACCACCCCACAGATCTGGCTTTGGCCCTCGATTACCGGCTCCGTCACGTCCTCGTCGACGAATTTCAGGACACCTCGTGGAGTCAGTACCACCTCCTCGAGCAGCTCGTCGCCGGCTGGGAGCCAGGCGACGGTCGCACGCTCTTTCTCGTCGGCGATCCGATGCAGTCCATCTATCGCTTCCGAGAGGCCGAGGTCGGCCTCTTCCTGCGCGCGCAGCGCACGGGGGTCGAGTCGGTGGCGCTCGAGAGCCTGCGTCTCGAGCAGAACTTCCGCTGCTCGGCCGGCATCGTGGGCTGGGTCAACGACACCTTCCCCGGGGTGCTGGCCGCCGAGGACGATCCGCAGGCCGGCGCGGTCTCCTACAGCGCCTCGCTCGCGCGCCCCGCCACGTCGCTCGTCTCCCCGGTCGTGCACCCGTTTCTCGAGGACGACCCCGCGCGCGAAGCCGCTCTCGTGGTGCGGCTCGTGCGCGAGAGCCTCGAGAGGCCGAGCGGGGGCGACGGCACGCCGCGCACGGTGGCCATCCTGGTGCGCGCGCGCACGCACCTCGCGGAGATCGTCCCCGCGCTGAAGGCCGCGCAGCTCCGCTTCCAGGCCGTGGAGATCGACCAGCTCGGCGAGCGCCCGGTGGTGCAGGACCTCTACGCCCTCACGCGGGCGCTGCTCCACCCGGCGGACCGCGTGGCCTGGCTCGCGTTGCTGAGGGGACCCACCTGTGGCCTCTCGCTCGGGGACCTGCACGCGCTGGTGGCGGGCGCGACGGGCGTGCCCGTGTGCACGCTCCTCGCCGACCCCGAGCGTCGGGCCGCGCTCACCGACGACGGTCGCCGCCGCCTGTCGCGACTCTGGGAGGTGCTCGAGCCCCGGGTGGCCGACGCGCGGCGCGGCTCCCTGCGTCGCTGGGTGGAGGGGACCTGGATCGCGCTCGGCGGCCCGGCCTGTCTGGGGGGCGACGAGGCGCTCGGCGGCCCGGCCCCCCTCGAGGACGCCGAGGCCTACCTCGGGCTGCTGGCCGAACACGAGGTCGGTGGGGACCTCCCCGACCTCGATCCGCTCGAGGAGGGGATGCGGCGGCTGTACGCGGGACCCGACGCCGCGGCGAGCCCCGCGTTGCAGGTGATGACGATCCACAAGGCCAAGGGGCTCGAGTTCGACACGGTGATCGTGCCCGGCCTCGGGCGCACGCCGCGGAGCGAATCGCCGCAGCTCCTGCGCTGGCTCGAGCGGCCGGGACGACGTGCGCCCGGAGAGCTCCTGCTGGCGCCGGTGCGGGCTGCCGACCAGGCCGAGGAGGCCATCTATCGTTACCTCGCCGCGGTGGAGCGCGAGCGCGGGGAGCGAGAGGCGGGGCGACTGCTCTACGTCGCCACGACGCGCGCGAAGGCGTCGCTGCACCTCCTCGGTCACGTCGGCGCGACTGTCGACAAGGCGGGGGAGCGCGCGCTCGGCCGTCCCGCCAACGGCTCCCTCCTCGCGCTGCTCTGGCACGCGGTGGAGCCGCGCTTTGCGGCGGCGCTCGACGAGCAGGGGCTCCTCGACGCGCGCGCGTCCGGGGCGGCGCTCGTGCAGCCGGCGGCGCCGGAACGCCCACCGCTTGTGCGGCTCCCCGCGACGTGGACGCTTCCGCCCCTGCCCGAGGCCGCGCCCGTGCCGGGTGCCTCCGCGGTCGGGGGAGCGTCGCAACGGAAGCTCGTCGAGCGGCGCTTCGACTGGGCCGGGGAGCGGGCCCGTCGGGTAGGGACCGTGGTGCACCGGTACCTGCGACTGGTCGGGCGCGACGGTCGCGCGGCGTGGAGCGCAGGCCGCGTGCAGGAGCTCCGCCCCTCGTTTCGCGCGGCGCTCCTCCAGGAGGGGCTCAGCCCGGAGGCCTGCGCCGAGGCTGCGGTGCGCGTGGAGGCCGCGCTGACCTTGACCCTCGAGGACGAGCGCGGAAGCTGGGTACTGGATGGCGCCCACGCCGAGGCCGAAAACGAGCTGGAGCTCGTGGCCGTCGCGGAGGGCAAGCTCGAACGGGCGATCATCGATCGCACCTTCGTGGATCGCGACGGGGTGCGCTGGATCGTGGACTACAAGACCAGCGAGCACAGGGGCGGGGACCGCGAGGCCTTCCTCGACAACGAGCAAGCGCTCTACCGTCCGCAGCTCGAACGGTACGCGGAGCTCCTGCGCCTGGTCGAGGCGCGCCCCATCCGCTTGGGGCTGTACTTTCCGCTGCTTGGAGGCTGGAGGGAGTGGGCCTTCGGGGGCCGCGACGGGGAACGCTCCGCCGGGTGA
- a CDS encoding PD-(D/E)XK nuclease family protein codes for MRSTFFETRPELFAALARGDAAIVTATERLARELERQFNEAQRAAGRRLWTRPQLRSLSGWLEGLWSALLEEGSGGAAPLARLSAAAELALWERAIRRSALGPELLGRRATAKVAAEAWHLVQHHQVSLPRVRRLADEEGVAFAGWAEAFEAACRKGGWLDRARLCGALTERVRTGALRFPAELGLAGFDELTPAELELLGALETRGVRVSRLDGASAGRASVEYVAAADPRGELEEAARWARARLEAGEAGPFGIVVPDLVERRREVEWTFADLLDPGWALAARRAGEGLFDVSLGESLADAPLVATALGLLGLEPHAAPLEATGGLLRSPFVGGAALEGASRAALEAELRRTGRFVVDLPAVVPEVGRAGSQAFACPLLGPRVAEWTAAFETLPARQAASSWAASFAALLDALGWPGERSRTSVEQQTLEAWQDLLTDFAGLDAVTGVLDREEALAQLRDLAEERTFAPEAADAPVQLLGLLEAAGLTFAGLWVTGLHDQAWPPPPRPNALLPLALQRELDLPHASPERELWAARRTTERLLASAPEVVLSWPRRADDQDLRPSPLIAAPPEPLREAPRRSDVRRAVEELCGQAPLERIADELGPPHPAATPIKGGTEVFRDQAACPFRAFARHRLGAADLARPTAAPDGRLRGGLVHAVLEEFWDAVRSSAQLRSLSAEERQRAVREAVERGLARGLARQAVRPGRAFLRREARRLERLLDRWLEVELGRSDFTVERIEGTLRFEVAGLAVEARLDRKDRLPDGGEVIVDYKTAKVSAAAWFGERPDEPQLPLYWLAARDEPIVAVTFAQLRPDGLRFDGVAARDGLGEGIARLEELRHRTRPADWDALTTGWRTALERLARAFLGGEAAVDPKRPPSTCEYCELLSLCRLHERTAIALRAETDDGPDEENGGRREG; via the coding sequence ATGCGTTCGACGTTCTTCGAGACCCGACCCGAGCTCTTTGCCGCGCTTGCGCGCGGAGACGCGGCGATCGTCACGGCCACGGAGAGGCTGGCCCGAGAGCTCGAACGGCAGTTCAACGAGGCGCAGCGGGCGGCGGGGCGAAGGCTCTGGACGCGGCCGCAGCTTCGCTCGCTCAGCGGCTGGCTCGAGGGGCTCTGGAGCGCCCTCCTCGAGGAGGGGAGCGGGGGAGCGGCGCCGCTCGCGCGGCTTTCGGCGGCGGCCGAGCTCGCGCTCTGGGAACGCGCGATCCGAAGGAGTGCGCTCGGCCCCGAGCTCCTCGGCCGGCGGGCCACGGCGAAGGTGGCGGCGGAGGCCTGGCACCTCGTGCAGCACCATCAGGTATCGCTGCCCCGCGTGCGGCGCCTGGCCGACGAGGAGGGGGTGGCCTTCGCGGGCTGGGCGGAGGCCTTCGAGGCGGCCTGCCGGAAGGGAGGCTGGCTGGATCGCGCGCGGCTCTGCGGGGCTCTGACCGAGCGCGTGCGTACGGGTGCGCTCCGCTTCCCGGCCGAGCTCGGCCTGGCGGGCTTCGACGAGCTGACCCCGGCGGAGCTCGAGCTCCTCGGCGCGCTCGAGACGCGGGGGGTGCGCGTCTCCCGCCTCGACGGTGCGTCCGCGGGGCGGGCCAGCGTGGAGTACGTCGCCGCTGCCGACCCTCGCGGCGAGCTCGAAGAGGCGGCGCGCTGGGCGCGGGCACGGCTCGAGGCCGGCGAGGCCGGTCCCTTCGGAATCGTGGTGCCAGACCTCGTCGAGCGCCGGCGCGAGGTGGAGTGGACCTTTGCCGACCTCCTCGATCCCGGCTGGGCTCTCGCCGCGCGCCGCGCCGGAGAGGGGCTCTTCGACGTCTCGCTCGGGGAGTCGCTCGCGGACGCGCCGCTGGTAGCCACGGCGCTCGGCCTCCTCGGGCTCGAGCCGCACGCGGCCCCGCTGGAGGCGACGGGGGGGCTCTTGCGCTCTCCCTTCGTCGGGGGAGCCGCGCTCGAAGGCGCCTCGCGAGCCGCGCTGGAGGCGGAGCTGCGTCGCACGGGACGCTTCGTGGTGGACCTCCCCGCCGTGGTGCCGGAGGTGGGGCGAGCGGGCTCGCAGGCCTTCGCCTGCCCGCTCCTTGGCCCGCGGGTGGCGGAATGGACGGCTGCCTTCGAGACGCTCCCCGCGCGCCAGGCCGCGAGCTCGTGGGCCGCGTCGTTCGCCGCGCTGCTCGATGCCCTCGGCTGGCCCGGAGAGCGTAGCCGGACCAGCGTCGAGCAACAGACGCTCGAGGCGTGGCAGGACCTGCTCACCGACTTCGCGGGGCTGGATGCCGTGACGGGCGTGCTCGACCGCGAGGAGGCGCTCGCGCAGCTCCGCGACCTCGCCGAGGAGCGAACCTTCGCCCCCGAGGCGGCCGACGCGCCGGTGCAGCTTCTGGGGCTGCTCGAGGCCGCGGGGCTGACCTTCGCGGGGCTCTGGGTGACGGGGCTGCACGATCAGGCCTGGCCGCCGCCCCCGCGCCCGAACGCGCTCTTGCCCCTCGCCCTGCAGCGCGAGCTCGACCTGCCGCACGCTTCCCCCGAGCGGGAGCTTTGGGCCGCGCGGCGAACGACCGAGCGGCTGCTCGCCTCCGCGCCGGAGGTCGTCCTCTCCTGGCCGCGCCGCGCCGACGACCAGGACCTGCGGCCGAGTCCGCTGATCGCCGCGCCTCCCGAACCGCTGCGAGAGGCGCCGCGCCGAAGCGACGTCCGACGTGCGGTCGAAGAGCTCTGCGGACAGGCCCCGCTCGAGCGCATCGCCGACGAGCTCGGCCCGCCGCACCCGGCCGCTACCCCGATCAAAGGGGGAACGGAGGTCTTTCGGGACCAGGCGGCTTGCCCGTTTCGCGCTTTTGCGCGCCACCGGCTGGGAGCCGCGGACCTGGCCCGGCCCACCGCGGCGCCCGACGGCCGGCTGCGGGGGGGCCTCGTGCACGCGGTCCTCGAGGAGTTCTGGGACGCGGTCCGCTCCTCGGCGCAGCTCCGATCGTTGTCGGCGGAGGAGCGACAGCGAGCGGTGCGCGAGGCCGTGGAGCGCGGGCTCGCGCGCGGGCTCGCGCGGCAGGCCGTGCGCCCCGGGCGTGCCTTTCTGCGACGGGAGGCGCGGCGACTCGAGCGACTCCTCGACCGCTGGCTCGAGGTGGAGCTCGGCCGCTCCGACTTCACCGTCGAGCGCATCGAGGGGACCCTGCGCTTCGAGGTGGCGGGGCTGGCCGTGGAGGCGCGCCTCGACCGCAAGGACCGGCTGCCCGACGGAGGCGAGGTGATCGTCGATTACAAGACGGCCAAGGTGAGCGCCGCGGCATGGTTCGGGGAGCGGCCCGACGAGCCGCAGCTTCCGCTCTACTGGCTCGCCGCGCGCGACGAGCCGATCGTGGCCGTGACCTTCGCGCAGCTCCGCCCCGACGGCCTGCGGTTCGACGGGGTCGCCGCGCGCGACGGACTGGGCGAGGGGATCGCCCGGCTCGAGGAGCTCCGCCACCGGACGCGGCCCGCGGACTGGGACGCGCTCACGACGGGTTGGAGGACCGCGCTCGAACGGCTGGCGCGCGCCTTCCTCGGCGGGGAAGCGGCGGTGGACCCGAAGCGGCCCCCCTCGACCTGCGAGTACTGCGAGCTTCTTTCGCTCTGCCGGCTGCACGAACGCACGGCCATCGCCCTGCGTGCGGAGACCGACGACGGGCCGGACGAGGAGAACGGGGGGCGCCGTGAAGGATAG
- a CDS encoding putative metal-binding motif-containing protein: MRAVAASFFALALGASGCFMSWPEGLLQGDGAPSQADGGVQDVAQPGGDGPRADGAVGTDGARFDGPRPDGRPRDAWPGDGGSRDVGVADGSLPADRGPADVGTPDTGCTPGAALGCQGNLLVRCNTLGTGTLTVDCGASGCNATAKRCSQCDPAAAPYCSGSNLMACTSDGLLQATPCSLGCVGNACSGCLDGDGDGYGVGPACKGPDCNDSNGNIHPGGVEVCNTADDNCDGTKDEGVQSTFYRDSDRDGYGDATKTTLACTAPQGYVPNKDDCDDGDRDAHPGQSSYFDSGSNGTGTFDYNCNTTVEQRWPVVATCAGQPPSRCNNTSSGWQTAVAGCGVRATWLSCNWNAGSCQTNSSNRTQECR, from the coding sequence ATGCGCGCGGTCGCAGCGAGTTTCTTCGCCCTCGCCCTCGGGGCGAGCGGATGCTTCATGTCCTGGCCCGAGGGGCTGCTCCAGGGAGATGGGGCGCCCTCGCAGGCGGACGGCGGCGTGCAGGACGTGGCCCAGCCGGGAGGGGACGGGCCGCGCGCGGATGGGGCCGTCGGCACCGACGGGGCCCGGTTCGACGGGCCGCGGCCGGACGGACGGCCAAGGGATGCCTGGCCAGGCGATGGAGGGTCGCGCGACGTGGGCGTGGCCGATGGGTCCCTGCCAGCCGACCGCGGACCGGCGGACGTCGGGACGCCCGATACCGGCTGTACTCCGGGCGCGGCGCTCGGCTGCCAGGGGAATCTGCTCGTGCGGTGCAACACGCTCGGCACCGGCACGCTCACAGTGGATTGTGGGGCCTCGGGCTGCAACGCGACGGCGAAGCGCTGCAGCCAGTGCGACCCGGCGGCTGCCCCCTATTGTTCTGGCAGCAACCTGATGGCCTGCACCTCCGATGGCCTGTTACAGGCCACGCCGTGCTCGCTCGGCTGCGTGGGGAACGCGTGCTCGGGCTGCCTCGACGGCGACGGCGACGGCTACGGCGTGGGTCCCGCGTGCAAGGGACCCGACTGCAACGACAGCAACGGCAACATCCACCCCGGGGGGGTCGAGGTCTGCAACACGGCCGACGACAACTGCGACGGCACGAAGGACGAAGGCGTGCAGTCCACGTTCTACCGGGACTCCGACCGCGACGGGTACGGCGACGCGACCAAGACGACCCTCGCCTGCACGGCCCCGCAAGGCTACGTCCCGAACAAGGACGACTGCGACGACGGAGACCGCGACGCGCACCCGGGCCAGTCCAGCTACTTCGATTCGGGGAGCAACGGGACCGGCACCTTCGACTACAACTGCAACACCACCGTCGAGCAGCGCTGGCCCGTGGTGGCCACCTGCGCGGGGCAGCCACCCAGCAGGTGCAACAACACCTCGTCGGGTTGGCAGACCGCCGTGGCGGGGTGCGGCGTTCGGGCCACCTGGCTGTCGTGCAACTGGAACGCGGGGAGCTGCCAGACCAACTCCTCCAATCGCACGCAGGAATGCAGGTAG
- a CDS encoding tetratricopeptide repeat protein — protein MPRRLVALVFAAALQLVAHVALGAEPDLATMERAKALFKQAEAHYGLGEFRRALELYQQAYRTLPMAAFQFNMGQCHRQLGDHRQAVFHYRQFLARAPGSPQREKVLELIEVSEKALADQEATQRAVGARAAEKPALRARVPRRSGDEDGEDGDDRPTKGGKVHQAWFWTTASLGVALLGAGAVTGAMALSRNNEYKAPTTSVARRLELRDSGRTLSTICTGTLIAGGAMAVTAVVLAFFTDFKGRSRTEVSATPLYGGGAALSLSGAF, from the coding sequence ATGCCCAGACGTCTGGTAGCGCTCGTCTTCGCCGCAGCTCTTCAGCTCGTCGCGCACGTGGCGCTCGGTGCGGAGCCGGACCTCGCCACCATGGAGCGCGCGAAGGCCTTGTTCAAGCAGGCCGAGGCGCATTACGGCCTCGGGGAGTTCCGCCGCGCGCTGGAGCTCTACCAGCAGGCGTACCGGACGCTGCCCATGGCGGCCTTCCAGTTCAACATGGGGCAGTGCCATCGCCAGCTCGGGGATCATCGGCAGGCGGTCTTCCACTACCGGCAGTTTCTGGCGCGCGCACCCGGCTCGCCCCAGCGGGAGAAGGTGCTCGAGCTGATCGAGGTGAGCGAGAAGGCGCTGGCCGACCAGGAGGCCACGCAGCGCGCGGTGGGAGCCCGCGCAGCCGAGAAACCCGCCCTGCGGGCACGCGTGCCGCGGCGGTCCGGCGACGAGGACGGGGAGGATGGCGACGACCGTCCTACGAAAGGGGGCAAGGTGCACCAGGCGTGGTTCTGGACCACGGCGAGCCTCGGCGTGGCCCTGCTCGGCGCGGGCGCGGTCACCGGCGCGATGGCCCTGTCGCGCAACAACGAGTACAAAGCGCCCACGACCTCCGTCGCGCGGCGGCTCGAGCTCAGGGATTCGGGGCGCACCCTGTCCACGATTTGCACCGGGACGTTGATCGCGGGCGGAGCGATGGCGGTGACCGCCGTGGTGCTCGCCTTCTTCACGGACTTCAAGGGACGGAGCCGAACCGAGGTGTCCGCCACACCGCTCTACGGCGGCGGCGCGGCGCTCAGCCTGAGTGGAGCGTTCTGA